One part of the Polycyclovorans algicola TG408 genome encodes these proteins:
- a CDS encoding DUF1329 domain-containing protein yields the protein MSVRLQALIKSLLVLMAVCASTHTAAQQYRSEVRELETPPDEIQQTPEALLKQTTDPYQRALLLREMAMKAAKDGDNARAAELLNQALETDALSGPAAEQMREMLGQVLMAGGDFKRNQPALEAQVKRGDAPPEIRVALAAAYLQDRRHRDAIPLLRSAINDVENADITWRRALMGAYLATDQFKDALPLLEQLVREAPEVRDDWARLAALYLRVGNKRRAAATLELAQRLGFMNDANDRLRLIGLAAELGAPFEAASLLQGWIDDRQLPDDRGNRRLLAQLFVAAREAQLAMPALGRALQDGPDAELLRVLAQLQMQTERYGEAARSVEQLIALEGPAPETLMTLATAQYQQASVDDALANFRRAAARPGEQAALAREWVKYLESGRARELAMTAAAERRERVVEDVQLASRLGSGDGAIPTLEGGGERQARAAAESSSGPRFTPVGAERAGNASGEIPPWTGGITPQRRPAGFVDGEPLPDPYADDAPLFVITADNMDRHAKRLTPSHRHLLKNVPGYRLPVYPTRRSVSYPQAIYDATAKNAETATLDSPDALKGARLGFPFPRPETGVEIMWNHRTRYRGDSVDFENQQAVVLKSGALSSQHKQGFRVNFRYGNIRDPADPKTENYVALGITQLSPMGRSPDVVSLFHETLDSERQPRNIWVLLASAGRMFRVPPVGYDQPFPGSDGLEFIDMVDMYNGAFDRYVWRLEGKREMYIPYNAYRLNLPPLKNADLLQPLAFDPEHTRYELHRVWVIEATERGGQRHSFGKRVFYVDEDSWTVVMVESHDRKGEPWRFQEGHLVAEYDIQAAWARPVITYDLKDGRYFANRLFAESEHFDYGLKFSTNEFLPASVRRSYSR from the coding sequence ATGAGCGTGCGCCTTCAAGCCCTCATCAAAAGCCTGCTGGTGCTCATGGCTGTCTGCGCGTCCACCCACACTGCCGCGCAGCAATACCGCAGCGAAGTGCGCGAGCTGGAAACGCCGCCCGACGAAATTCAACAAACGCCTGAGGCGCTGCTCAAACAGACCACGGACCCGTACCAGCGGGCGCTGCTGCTGCGCGAGATGGCGATGAAGGCGGCCAAGGACGGCGACAACGCACGTGCCGCCGAGCTGCTGAATCAGGCACTGGAGACCGACGCCCTGTCCGGGCCTGCGGCCGAACAGATGCGTGAAATGCTGGGGCAGGTACTGATGGCCGGCGGTGATTTCAAGCGCAACCAGCCGGCACTGGAGGCCCAGGTGAAGCGCGGTGATGCGCCACCCGAAATTCGCGTTGCGCTGGCGGCGGCTTACCTGCAGGACCGTCGTCATCGCGACGCCATCCCGCTGCTGCGCTCGGCGATCAACGATGTGGAGAACGCCGACATCACCTGGCGTCGCGCCCTGATGGGCGCCTACCTCGCCACCGACCAGTTCAAGGATGCATTGCCGCTGCTGGAGCAACTGGTGCGCGAGGCGCCGGAGGTACGCGACGACTGGGCGCGGCTGGCGGCGCTGTACCTGCGCGTCGGCAACAAACGACGCGCGGCGGCGACCCTGGAGCTGGCGCAGCGGCTCGGCTTCATGAATGACGCCAATGACCGGCTGCGGCTGATCGGGCTCGCGGCCGAACTGGGCGCGCCTTTCGAGGCGGCCTCGCTGTTGCAAGGCTGGATCGATGACCGGCAGTTGCCCGACGACCGCGGCAATCGTCGCCTGCTGGCACAGTTGTTCGTCGCCGCTCGCGAAGCGCAGTTGGCCATGCCGGCACTGGGTCGCGCGTTGCAGGATGGCCCTGACGCCGAGCTGTTGCGGGTGCTGGCGCAACTGCAGATGCAGACCGAGCGCTACGGCGAGGCTGCGCGCTCGGTCGAGCAGTTGATTGCGTTGGAAGGCCCGGCGCCCGAGACCCTGATGACCTTGGCCACCGCGCAGTATCAGCAAGCGTCGGTCGACGATGCGCTGGCCAATTTTCGCCGCGCGGCCGCGCGGCCGGGTGAGCAGGCGGCGCTGGCCCGTGAGTGGGTCAAATATCTGGAGTCGGGGCGGGCGCGCGAGTTGGCGATGACGGCTGCGGCCGAGCGCCGCGAGCGCGTGGTCGAGGATGTGCAGTTGGCCTCACGACTGGGGTCGGGCGATGGTGCGATTCCAACGCTGGAAGGTGGGGGTGAACGGCAGGCGCGTGCCGCCGCCGAGTCATCGTCCGGACCGCGCTTCACCCCGGTGGGCGCCGAGCGTGCCGGCAATGCCAGCGGTGAGATCCCGCCTTGGACGGGCGGCATCACGCCCCAGCGTCGCCCGGCCGGATTTGTCGACGGCGAGCCGCTGCCCGATCCGTATGCCGACGATGCGCCGTTGTTCGTGATCACCGCCGACAACATGGACCGGCACGCCAAACGGCTGACGCCTTCGCATCGGCATCTGCTGAAAAACGTGCCCGGTTACCGGCTGCCGGTGTACCCGACGCGGCGCTCGGTGAGCTATCCGCAGGCGATCTATGACGCCACGGCCAAGAACGCCGAGACCGCCACGCTGGACAGTCCGGATGCCCTGAAAGGCGCGCGCCTGGGCTTTCCGTTCCCGCGGCCCGAGACCGGGGTCGAGATCATGTGGAACCACCGCACGCGGTATCGCGGTGATTCGGTCGACTTTGAAAACCAGCAGGCGGTGGTGCTGAAAAGCGGTGCGCTGTCCAGCCAGCACAAGCAGGGTTTTCGGGTCAACTTTCGCTACGGCAACATCCGCGACCCGGCCGATCCCAAGACCGAGAACTACGTCGCGCTGGGCATCACCCAGTTGTCGCCCATGGGGCGCTCGCCCGACGTCGTGTCGCTGTTCCACGAGACGTTGGATTCCGAGCGCCAGCCGCGCAATATCTGGGTGTTGCTGGCCAGCGCCGGGCGCATGTTCCGCGTGCCGCCGGTGGGCTACGACCAGCCGTTTCCGGGCTCGGATGGGCTGGAGTTCATCGACATGGTCGACATGTACAACGGCGCCTTCGACCGTTACGTGTGGCGGCTGGAAGGCAAGCGCGAGATGTATATCCCGTACAACGCCTACCGGCTCAACCTGCCGCCGTTGAAGAACGCCGACCTGCTGCAGCCGCTGGCCTTCGACCCTGAGCACACCCGCTATGAGCTGCATCGGGTGTGGGTGATCGAGGCCACCGAGCGCGGCGGCCAACGCCACAGTTTCGGCAAGCGGGTGTTTTACGTTGATGAAGATTCATGGACGGTGGTCATGGTTGAAAGCCACGACCGCAAGGGCGAACCCTGGCGCTTCCAGGAAGGGCATCTGGTGGCCGAATACGACATCCAGGCGGCCTGGGCGCGGCCGGTGATCACCTATGACCTGAAGGACGGGCGTTATTTTGCCAACCGGCTGTTTGCCGAGTCTGAGCACTTCGATTACGGGCTGAAATTTTCCACCAACGAGTTTCTGCCGGCGTCGGTACGTCGCTCCTACAGCCGGTGA
- a CDS encoding DUF6918 family protein, whose protein sequence is MTTLTEILLASPKREALIAGGAALLEKAIADRSGLTGMAYRTGYAMIKAAKPGAARRASNELMPGFAEALNPLFQQHLQQGGTAETFGSAMLRHADEAISGMIAVADRRVEGSSDLIRKTYARFRGNAESEVARILPDFAKLIDRVIAQPEKA, encoded by the coding sequence ATGACCACGTTGACCGAGATTCTACTGGCCTCACCCAAACGCGAAGCCCTGATTGCCGGCGGTGCTGCGCTGTTGGAAAAAGCCATTGCCGACCGCAGCGGTCTCACCGGCATGGCCTACCGTACCGGCTACGCGATGATCAAGGCGGCCAAGCCCGGGGCGGCGCGCCGCGCATCCAATGAACTGATGCCGGGTTTTGCCGAGGCGCTGAACCCGCTGTTCCAGCAGCACCTGCAACAGGGCGGCACCGCCGAAACCTTTGGTAGCGCGATGCTCCGTCATGCCGACGAGGCCATCAGCGGCATGATTGCCGTGGCCGACCGCCGCGTCGAAGGCTCGTCAGACCTGATTCGCAAAACCTACGCGCGCTTTCGCGGCAATGCCGAGTCCGAGGTGGCACGCATCCTGCCCGACTTCGCAAAACTGATCGACCGCGTCATCGCACAACCCGAAAAGGCCTGA
- a CDS encoding ABC1 kinase family protein: MTSLKTRPFERNLALTKLGLGTGGHFIAHSMANVFRGAEGRKTADQAFYVERATELADALGQLKGSVMKAGQMLSLYGQYFLPPEAVAVLSGLQDDTPAVDWRVVAPVLERAIGRHRMAELDIDTVPMAAASLGQAHRARRKRDGLELVIKIQYPGVADAIESDIRSLSRLVGLSRLAPKGLDLDPVFNEVREMLHREVDYDSEANFTSEFQKRLADDPRFVVPRVIGDYSNDRVLTTTYESGVSVRHADIQSLSQDRRDRLGAHFLELFLTEFFDWGMVQSDPHFGNYRIRPRDGGEDQIVLLDFGATKLFGRGFIESYSNIVMGALSRDADQIFRGAIDIGLMDKRFPPQVMNAFAELCMQIVEPFEALDSGRIPAHLLTPDGLYRWHESDLPMRVGRIASRNALSVHFRVPPREIIFLHRRLAGVFVMLSALRAELASRDQLLPVVSALASDED, from the coding sequence ATGACGTCGCTCAAGACCAGGCCATTCGAGCGCAACCTGGCGCTCACCAAGCTCGGCCTGGGTACCGGCGGCCATTTCATTGCCCACAGCATGGCCAACGTGTTTCGCGGCGCTGAGGGCCGCAAGACTGCCGACCAGGCGTTCTACGTCGAGCGCGCCACCGAACTGGCCGATGCGCTGGGGCAGCTCAAGGGCAGCGTGATGAAGGCCGGGCAGATGTTGTCGCTTTACGGGCAATATTTTTTGCCGCCAGAAGCGGTGGCGGTACTGTCGGGCTTGCAGGACGACACCCCGGCCGTCGACTGGCGCGTGGTCGCCCCGGTGCTGGAGCGTGCCATCGGACGTCACCGTATGGCCGAACTGGATATTGACACCGTGCCCATGGCCGCCGCCTCGCTGGGTCAGGCACACCGCGCGCGGCGCAAGCGGGATGGTCTGGAACTGGTCATCAAGATTCAGTACCCCGGCGTTGCCGATGCCATCGAGAGCGATATTCGTAGCCTGTCACGGTTGGTCGGGCTTTCGCGACTGGCGCCCAAAGGGCTGGACCTTGACCCGGTATTCAACGAAGTGCGCGAGATGCTGCACCGCGAGGTCGATTACGACAGCGAGGCCAACTTCACCAGCGAATTTCAGAAACGGCTGGCCGACGATCCACGTTTCGTGGTGCCACGGGTGATCGGCGATTACAGCAATGACCGCGTGCTGACGACGACCTATGAGTCGGGTGTGTCGGTGCGGCATGCCGATATCCAGTCGCTCAGCCAGGACCGCCGTGACCGACTGGGCGCGCATTTTCTCGAGCTGTTTCTGACCGAGTTCTTTGACTGGGGCATGGTCCAGTCGGACCCGCATTTCGGCAATTACCGGATTCGCCCGCGCGACGGCGGCGAAGACCAGATCGTGCTGCTGGATTTTGGCGCCACCAAGCTGTTCGGCCGGGGCTTCATCGAGTCGTACAGCAACATCGTGATGGGGGCGTTGTCGCGCGATGCCGATCAGATTTTTCGTGGCGCCATCGACATTGGCCTGATGGACAAGCGCTTTCCGCCGCAGGTGATGAATGCGTTCGCCGAGTTGTGCATGCAGATCGTCGAACCCTTCGAGGCGCTCGACAGCGGCCGCATCCCAGCGCACCTGCTGACGCCCGACGGCCTTTACCGTTGGCATGAATCCGACCTGCCGATGCGCGTCGGACGTATCGCTTCGCGCAATGCGCTGTCGGTGCATTTTCGCGTGCCGCCGCGCGAAATCATTTTTCTGCACCGGCGGCTGGCCGGGGTGTTCGTCATGTTGTCGGCGTTGCGCGCCGAGTTGGCATCGCGCGACCAACTGTTGCCGGTGGTGTCGGCGCTGGCCTCCGACGAAGATTGA
- a CDS encoding MarR family winged helix-turn-helix transcriptional regulator, whose protein sequence is MAVALPELSMPGTEMVRLLRICEYGLGAYFEPVFRLLGLTEHHFHVLCLLMAEDSGAASPSELSEMVGTSRANMTRLLEQLAKAGYVARETHPLDGRRQIIKITVKGRAKALDTAPRLRGPIEDAFSDLSDDEFRVLVRLLRKLILSLDKQPLRGRVAA, encoded by the coding sequence ATGGCGGTGGCGCTCCCCGAGCTGTCGATGCCGGGCACCGAAATGGTCCGCCTGTTGCGAATTTGCGAGTACGGCCTGGGCGCCTATTTCGAGCCGGTCTTCCGCTTGCTGGGGCTCACCGAGCACCATTTTCACGTGCTCTGCCTGTTGATGGCCGAAGACAGTGGTGCGGCCTCGCCCAGTGAGCTCAGCGAGATGGTCGGGACCAGCCGCGCCAACATGACGCGGTTGCTTGAGCAGTTGGCCAAGGCCGGGTACGTCGCCCGCGAAACCCATCCACTCGATGGCCGTCGCCAAATCATCAAGATCACCGTCAAGGGGCGGGCCAAAGCGCTGGACACCGCGCCGCGCCTGCGTGGGCCCATCGAGGATGCGTTTTCTGACCTGAGCGACGACGAGTTTCGAGTGCTCGTACGGCTGTTGCGAAAACTGATTCTGTCGCTTGACAAGCAACCGTTGCGCGGACGGGTCGCCGCCTGA
- a CDS encoding cytochrome c oxidase subunit 3: MPATPPRRHLPGVEGVWVFVFADMAVFAVMFGAFMWDRQHNLEVFEVNRQLLNVDFGGINTLILLTSSMLVVLAIAALKQGRTRLAPPFLALALACGVTFIVLKVIEYREKFDAGISMLSNDFFMYYFVMTGMHLGHVVVGTVILAALWAKSRSAQPGGSLSAYEGGATYWHMVDLLWVCLFPLLYLVR; the protein is encoded by the coding sequence ATGCCCGCTACCCCTCCACGCCGCCACTTGCCCGGCGTGGAGGGGGTGTGGGTGTTCGTGTTTGCCGACATGGCGGTGTTCGCGGTGATGTTTGGCGCGTTCATGTGGGACCGTCAGCACAATCTCGAAGTGTTCGAGGTCAACCGGCAACTGCTGAATGTCGATTTCGGCGGCATCAATACGCTGATTCTGCTCACCAGCTCGATGCTGGTGGTACTGGCCATCGCCGCGCTCAAGCAGGGTCGCACCCGGCTCGCACCCCCGTTTCTCGCGCTGGCGCTGGCCTGCGGGGTGACGTTCATCGTGCTGAAGGTCATCGAATACCGCGAGAAATTCGATGCCGGTATTTCCATGCTGAGCAACGATTTTTTCATGTATTACTTCGTCATGACCGGCATGCACCTCGGCCATGTCGTGGTCGGCACGGTGATTCTCGCTGCGCTGTGGGCCAAGTCCCGGTCGGCCCAACCCGGCGGCAGCCTCTCCGCTTACGAGGGCGGCGCCACCTATTGGCACATGGTCGACCTGCTGTGGGTCTGCCTGTTTCCGCTGCTGTACCTGGTGAGGTGA
- a CDS encoding cytochrome C oxidase subunit IV family protein, translating into MNRAFVTVVAVWLLLMVSTAASTWWFSQPMFAPKVATVLVMIVAAVKVALVMSHFMELRRAPRAWQAAGAIWIVGAAASVMTIYLIF; encoded by the coding sequence ATGAACCGTGCCTTCGTAACGGTTGTGGCGGTTTGGCTGCTGCTGATGGTCAGCACTGCCGCCTCCACCTGGTGGTTCTCGCAGCCGATGTTCGCGCCCAAGGTCGCCACGGTGCTGGTGATGATCGTCGCGGCGGTGAAGGTCGCATTGGTGATGTCGCATTTCATGGAACTCAGGCGCGCACCACGGGCGTGGCAGGCGGCTGGGGCCATCTGGATCGTCGGCGCCGCCGCCTCGGTGATGACCATCTACCTGATTTTTTGA
- a CDS encoding NADP-dependent isocitrate dehydrogenase: protein MTEKQPTIIYTLTDEAPLLATSAFLPVVEAFTSAAGIKVTTSDISVAARILGEFPEFLTEQQRVPDNLAELGKLTLKPDTNIIKLPNISASVHQLISAIKELQSKGYKLPDFPEDPKTDEDKAIRARYSKCLGSAVNPVLREGNSDRRAPRSVKEYVRKHPHSMGEWSMASRTHVAHMREGDFYHSEKSMTLDRARNVKMELVTQSGKTVVLKPKVALLDGEIIDSMFMSKKALCAFYEEQMEDARKTGVMFSLHVKATMMKVSHPIVFGHAVRVFYKEAFEKHGKLFAELGVNVNNGLVDLYEKSKKLPNSLHEEIVRDLHSCHEHRPELAMVDSAKGISNLHAPNDVIVDASMPAMIRIGGKMWGADGRPKDTKAVIPESTFARIYQEIINFCKTNGNFDPVTMGTVPNVGLMAQQAEEYGSHDKTFEIAEDGVANIVDLETGEILLTQNVETGDIWRMCQVKDAPIRDWVKLAVTRARNSGMPAVFWLDEYRPHEAELIKKVETYLKDHDTTGLDIQIMSQVRAMRYTLERVIRGLDTISVTGNILRDYLTDLFPIMELGTSAKMLSIVPLMAGGGMYETGAGGSAPKHVKQLLEENHLRWDSLGEFLALAASLEDLGIKTGNDKAKILAKTLDAATGRLLDEDKNPSRKVGELDNRGSQFYLALYWAQALAEQTEDAQLQAHFKPLAKTLAEQESTILNELSAVQGKPVDIGGYFYPDPKKMAEVMRPSKTFIGALTAT from the coding sequence GGTTGAGGCATTCACCTCGGCGGCGGGCATCAAGGTGACCACCAGCGACATTTCGGTGGCGGCGCGCATTCTGGGTGAGTTTCCCGAGTTTCTGACCGAGCAACAGCGCGTCCCTGACAACCTCGCCGAGCTGGGCAAGCTCACCTTGAAGCCCGACACCAACATCATCAAGCTGCCCAACATCAGCGCGTCGGTGCACCAGTTGATCAGTGCCATCAAGGAGCTGCAGTCCAAGGGCTACAAGCTGCCGGACTTTCCCGAAGACCCGAAGACCGACGAAGACAAGGCGATCCGCGCCCGCTATTCCAAATGCCTGGGCAGCGCCGTCAACCCGGTGCTGCGCGAGGGCAACTCCGACCGCCGCGCGCCGAGAAGCGTCAAGGAGTACGTGCGCAAACACCCGCATAGCATGGGCGAATGGAGCATGGCCTCGCGCACCCACGTCGCCCACATGCGCGAGGGCGATTTCTATCACAGCGAAAAATCGATGACCCTCGACCGCGCCCGCAACGTGAAGATGGAACTGGTCACCCAAAGCGGCAAGACGGTGGTGCTCAAACCCAAGGTTGCGCTGCTGGACGGCGAAATCATCGACAGCATGTTCATGAGCAAGAAGGCGCTGTGCGCGTTTTACGAGGAACAGATGGAGGACGCACGCAAGACCGGCGTCATGTTCTCGCTGCACGTCAAGGCGACGATGATGAAAGTCAGCCACCCCATCGTCTTCGGCCACGCGGTTCGGGTGTTCTACAAGGAAGCCTTCGAGAAGCACGGCAAGCTGTTTGCCGAGCTGGGCGTCAACGTCAACAACGGTCTGGTCGACCTGTACGAAAAGTCCAAGAAGCTGCCCAACTCGCTGCACGAAGAAATCGTGCGCGACCTGCACTCCTGCCACGAACACCGCCCCGAACTGGCGATGGTCGATTCGGCCAAGGGCATCTCCAACCTGCATGCACCCAACGACGTCATCGTGGACGCATCCATGCCGGCGATGATTCGCATCGGCGGCAAGATGTGGGGCGCCGACGGACGACCCAAGGACACCAAGGCGGTGATCCCCGAGAGCACCTTCGCGCGCATCTATCAAGAGATCATCAATTTCTGCAAAACCAACGGCAACTTCGATCCGGTGACCATGGGCACCGTGCCCAACGTCGGGCTGATGGCGCAGCAGGCCGAAGAGTACGGCTCGCACGACAAGACCTTTGAAATTGCCGAAGACGGCGTGGCCAACATCGTCGACCTTGAGACCGGCGAAATTCTGCTCACCCAGAATGTAGAAACCGGCGACATCTGGCGCATGTGCCAGGTCAAAGACGCGCCGATCCGCGACTGGGTCAAGCTGGCCGTCACACGTGCCCGCAATTCGGGCATGCCGGCCGTGTTCTGGCTCGACGAATACCGCCCACACGAAGCCGAGCTGATCAAAAAGGTCGAGACTTATCTCAAGGATCACGACACCACCGGACTCGACATTCAGATCATGTCGCAGGTGCGCGCCATGCGGTACACGTTGGAGCGCGTGATTCGCGGCCTCGACACCATCTCGGTCACCGGCAACATCCTGCGCGACTACCTCACCGACCTGTTCCCGATCATGGAGCTGGGCACCAGCGCCAAGATGCTGTCGATCGTGCCGCTGATGGCCGGCGGCGGCATGTACGAGACCGGCGCCGGCGGTTCGGCGCCCAAGCACGTCAAGCAACTGCTGGAAGAAAACCACCTGCGCTGGGACTCGCTGGGTGAGTTTCTGGCCCTGGCCGCCAGCCTTGAAGACCTGGGCATCAAGACCGGCAACGACAAGGCCAAGATTCTCGCCAAAACTCTTGACGCCGCCACCGGCAGACTGCTGGACGAAGACAAGAACCCCTCGCGCAAAGTCGGCGAACTCGACAACCGCGGCAGCCAGTTCTATCTCGCGCTGTACTGGGCACAGGCGCTCGCCGAACAGACCGAAGACGCGCAGCTGCAAGCCCACTTCAAACCACTGGCCAAAACCCTCGCCGAGCAGGAAAGCACCATCCTCAACGAGCTTTCAGCGGTTCAGGGCAAGCCCGTCGACATCGGCGGTTATTTCTATCCAGACCCGAAGAAGATGGCCGAGGTGATGCGTCCCAGCAAGACATTCATTGGCGCGCTGACCGCGACTTGA